A region from the Tigriopus californicus strain San Diego chromosome 9, Tcal_SD_v2.1, whole genome shotgun sequence genome encodes:
- the LOC131887045 gene encoding uncharacterized protein LOC131887045, producing the protein MSFSQFLQTFGVLLLICLAGLIDRSAGQMSLNKSPEPVDAAAAAVTGIQCFVGGECLDSLIVDVTPTNTSSMCLHHCQQTRGCEWFTYYKDTKLCASLSVCLRLNQTICGDNCVSGEDECPEFYCGVKGKCLGALEGMRLVETVDECKAKCNAEARCKWHSFDPSTKVCSMTADCPALDAKCETCIASERACETGQVSVPRNNILKAAPQENAVNGTKMANAKTKNYYEEK; encoded by the exons ATGAGCTTCAGTCAATTTCTCCAAACGTTTGGCGTTCTACTTCTGATCTGCTTGGCTGGTTTGATTGACAGGTCAGCAGGCCAAATGTCTCTTAATAAATCTCCAGAACCTGTTGATGCTGCTGCAGCTGCTGTCACGGGGATTCAATGTTTTGTTGGTGGTGAGTGCCTCGACTCATTGATTGTAGATGTTACACCCACCAACACATCCTCCATGTGTTTGCACCATTGCCAG CAAACCCGGGGCTGCGAATGGTTCACGTACTACAAGGACACAAAGTTGTGCGCTTCCCTCTCGGTGTGCTTGCGCCTTAACCAAACCATCTGCGGGGACAATTGCGTGAGTGGCGAGGACGAATGTCCCGAGTTCTATTGTGGCGTCAAGGGCAAGTGTCTGGGAGCATTGGAGGGCATGCGATTGGTAGAGACCGTGGATGAATGCAAGGCCAAATGCAATGCTGAGGCCCGATGCAAATGGCACTCATTTGACCCATCCACCAAGGTGTGCTCCATGACAGCCGATTGTCCAGCCTTGGATGCCAAGTGCGAAACTTGCATTGCTTCTGAGCGAGCTTGTGAGACTGGTCAGGTGTCCGTGCCTCGGAACAACATCTTGAAGGCTGCTCCACAAGAAAATGCAGTCAATGGGACCAAAATGGCGAATGCCAAAACAAAGAATTACTATGAAGAAAAATAG
- the LOC131887184 gene encoding zinc finger protein 346-like isoform X2, protein MQRNMEKHSKDDPLFCQLCHVRTNSFKLLSAHLSGKIHIRKLRDRALLHQIALRARQKAKGKAATPGNGLGSTAQAVLVSQQPLEQQSSSSNDLLFCSTCSLKLNSAEQLQSHLQGSKHAKKAANPRQQLSPSGCGPPLPNCIVSHENGHSNVGFKCKTCNLTLNSVPQVVSHLSSDRHLMESTDHPPVKQAKALSSYNPSGAGLGAKLRQPKTADMQMWQTKPPDSTALSFVKGGQL, encoded by the exons ATGCAAAGG aATATGGAGAAACATTCCAAGGACGATCCACTTTTCTGTCAACTTTGTCACGTTCGAACAAACAGTTTCAAATTGCTAAGTGCGCACTTATCCGGGAAGATTCATATCCGAAAACTCAGAGATCGCGCCCTTTTACACCAGATCGCGCTGAGGGCCAGACAGAAGGCCAAAGGAAAGGCTGCCACACCCGGTAACGGTTTGGGATCGACAGCGCAAG CTGTTCTTGTTTCTCAACAACCTCTGGAGCAGCAGTCTTCTTCATCCAACGACCTTTTATTTTGTTCCACGTGTTCGTTAAAGCTGAACTCGGCGGAACAACTGCAAAGTCATTTACAAG gTTCCAAGCATGCCAAGAAGGCCGCCAATCCCAGGCAACAACTCTCTCCATCTGGGTGCGGACCTCCACTACCAAATTGTATTGTATCGCACGAAAATGGACACAGCAACGTCGGCTTCAAATGCAAAACGTGCAATCTCACTTTGAACTCTGTGCCACAAGTGGTTTCA CACCTATCTTCTGACCGGCATTTGATGGAATCGACTGATCACCCCCCGGTCAAGCAAGCCAAAGCCTTGTCAAGTTACAATCCGAGTGGAGCTGGCCTTGGCGCCAAGCTTCGCCAGCCTAAAACTGCGGATATGCAGATGTGGCAGACTAAACCACCCGATTCAACCGCCTTGTCCTTTGTCAAAGGAGGCCAACTTTGA
- the LOC131887184 gene encoding zinc finger protein 346-like isoform X1, protein MVVVVVVFQNMEKHSKDDPLFCQLCHVRTNSFKLLSAHLSGKIHIRKLRDRALLHQIALRARQKAKGKAATPGNGLGSTAQAVLVSQQPLEQQSSSSNDLLFCSTCSLKLNSAEQLQSHLQGSKHAKKAANPRQQLSPSGCGPPLPNCIVSHENGHSNVGFKCKTCNLTLNSVPQVVSHLSSDRHLMESTDHPPVKQAKALSSYNPSGAGLGAKLRQPKTADMQMWQTKPPDSTALSFVKGGQL, encoded by the exons atggtggtggttgttgttgtttttcagaATATGGAGAAACATTCCAAGGACGATCCACTTTTCTGTCAACTTTGTCACGTTCGAACAAACAGTTTCAAATTGCTAAGTGCGCACTTATCCGGGAAGATTCATATCCGAAAACTCAGAGATCGCGCCCTTTTACACCAGATCGCGCTGAGGGCCAGACAGAAGGCCAAAGGAAAGGCTGCCACACCCGGTAACGGTTTGGGATCGACAGCGCAAG CTGTTCTTGTTTCTCAACAACCTCTGGAGCAGCAGTCTTCTTCATCCAACGACCTTTTATTTTGTTCCACGTGTTCGTTAAAGCTGAACTCGGCGGAACAACTGCAAAGTCATTTACAAG gTTCCAAGCATGCCAAGAAGGCCGCCAATCCCAGGCAACAACTCTCTCCATCTGGGTGCGGACCTCCACTACCAAATTGTATTGTATCGCACGAAAATGGACACAGCAACGTCGGCTTCAAATGCAAAACGTGCAATCTCACTTTGAACTCTGTGCCACAAGTGGTTTCA CACCTATCTTCTGACCGGCATTTGATGGAATCGACTGATCACCCCCCGGTCAAGCAAGCCAAAGCCTTGTCAAGTTACAATCCGAGTGGAGCTGGCCTTGGCGCCAAGCTTCGCCAGCCTAAAACTGCGGATATGCAGATGTGGCAGACTAAACCACCCGATTCAACCGCCTTGTCCTTTGTCAAAGGAGGCCAACTTTGA
- the LOC131887047 gene encoding uncharacterized protein LOC131887047: MSSGQVLHMSSFLILVFLAGLIDKSASYLISDNSPKPVAAAAAAVTGIQCFVGGECLDSLIVDVTPTNTSSMCLHHCQQTRGCEWFTYYKDTKLCASLSVCLRLNQTICGDNCVSGEDECPEFYCGVKGKCLGALEGMRLVETVDECKAKCNAEARCKWHSFDPSTKVCSMTADCPALDAKCETCIASERACETGQVSVPRNNTLMAVPQKYAKVITKK, translated from the exons ATGAGTTCTGGTCAGGTCCTTCACATGAgttctttcttgattttggtcTTCTTGGCCGGTTTGATTGACAAGTCAGCAAGCTATTTGATTTCTGATAATTCTCCAAAAcctgttgctgctgctgcagCTGCTGTCACGGGGATTCAATGTTTTGTTGGTGGTGAGTGCCTCGACTCATTGATCGTAGATGTTACACCCACCAACACTTCCTCCATGTGTTTGCACCATTGCCAG CAAACCCGGGGCTGCGAATGGTTCACGTACTACAAGGACACAAAGTTGTGCGCTTCCCTCTCGGTGTGCTTGCGCCTTAACCAAACCATCTGCGGGGACAATTGCGTGAGTGGTGAGGACGAATGTCCCGAGTTCTATTGTGGCGTCAAGGGCAAGTGTCTGGGAGCATTGGAGGGCATGCGATTGGTAGAGACCGTGGATGAATGCAAGGCCAAATGCAATGCTGAGGCCCGATGCAAATGGCACTCATTTGACCCATCCACCAAGGTGTGCTCCATGACGGCCGATTGTCCAGCCTTGGATGCCAAGTGCGAAACTTGCATTGCTTCTGAGCGAGCTTGTGAGACTGGTCAGGTGTCCGTGCCACGGAACAACACCTTGATGGCTGTTCCTCAAAAATACGCAAAAGTTATTACTAAAAAAtga
- the LOC131887183 gene encoding uncharacterized protein LOC131887183, with amino-acid sequence MRTLLSLVLLLSAQCRMRAESKMLKDYITDATKQKEAQQRFRETFSFLKDHEIKLFKIEAVDYRDGNYTGEVNDQKERHGWGEMYWRNGTVYGPGNIFIYSHGDRYVGQWLNNKQDGIGTFFSQTGAYVGDWKSGLQHGNGTALYKNGNKYVGQFRNGFKDGFGVFTVANGDQYSGFFKQGIKFGHGIETFHNGEKYVGEYKSGIQNGQGSSFYSSGGIKYKGDWINGMPHGFGTFFLPNGMPFKGEFEFGKLMGKPSSVSHSSADLYSQNTEKPSDVPRFDSLILDQSPQQTFLLQQQQFQQQPSGSFSANTYNTFTTTQPSTTTTSGTTRRTPVGLATTFSNIISAFWPFG; translated from the exons ATGAGGACACTTCTGAGTCTAGTGTTGCTTTTATCCGCCCAATGTCGAATGAGAGCGGAGAGCAAAATGCTCAAAGATTATATCACAGACGCcaccaaacaaaaagaagccCAACAAAGGTTTCGCGAGACTTTCTCTTTCCTCAAAGACCACGAGATCAAGCTATTCAAGATCGAGGCCGTGGATTATCGGGATGGGAACTACACGGGTGAAGTGAACGACCAAAAGGAACGCCATGGTTGGGGCGAGATGTATTGGCGGAACGGCACCGTCTACGGACCCGGCAACATCTTCATCTACTCACATGGCGACCGATACGTGGGCCAATGGCTCAACAACAAACAAGATG gGATCGGAACTTTCTTCAGTCAAACCGGCGCCTATGTTGGTGACTGGAAAAGTGGTCTTCAACACGGCAATGGGACAGCTTTGTACAAGAACGGGAACAAATACGTTGGACAATTTCGCAACGGATTCAAGGACGGATTTGGCGTGTTCACCGTCGCCAACGGCGACCAATACTCCGGGTTCTTCAAGCAAggcatcaaatttggccatggGATCGAGACTTTTCACAACGGCGAGAAGTACGTAGGCGAATACAAGAGTGGCATCCAGAATGGACAAGGCTCGTCTTTCTATTCGAGTGGTGGTATCAAATACAAAGGTGATTGGATCAACGGGATGCCTCATGGATTTGGTACCTTTTTCTTGCCCAATGGCATGCCTTTCAAGGGTGAATTCGAATTTGGCAAGCTCATGGGCAAGCCCAGTAGTGTTAGCCATTCCTCAGCGGATCTCTACTCGCAAAACACGGAAAAACCCTCCGATGTTCCAAGGTTTGACAGCCTCATTCTAGATCAATCCCCTCAACAGACCTTCTTgttgcaacaacaacaatttcaaCAACAACCCTCCGGTTCGTTTTCGGCTAATACATACAACACATTTACAACGACGCAACCCTCGACCACGACAACCAGTGGAACCACTCGGCGAACTCCCGTGGGATTGGCCACCACCTTTAGCAACATCATCTCGgcattttggccatttggcTGA